From one Shewanella sp. GD04112 genomic stretch:
- the ttcA gene encoding tRNA 2-thiocytidine(32) synthetase TtcA encodes MLEAMSEVTASQMPEELSKKQITRLNKLQKRLRREVGSAIADYNMIEDGDRVMCCLSGGKDSYAMLDILLNLQQRAPVQFEIIAVNLDQKQPGFPEHVLPAYLDSLNIPYHILEKDTYSIVKEKIPEGKTTCSLCSRLRRGTLYGFAQRIGATKIALGHHRDDIIETMFLNMFYGGKMKAMPPKLLSDDGANVVIRPLAYCREKDLEEYAELKKFPIIPCNLCGSQENLKRQAVKDMLNQWDRLYPGRIETIFTAMQNTAPSQGVDREQFDFVSLKRDPNAPMKGDVAEADLPAFDFLDIANSGHIDLDAAKRINIVNVYEA; translated from the coding sequence ATGTTGGAAGCTATGTCTGAAGTTACGGCGAGTCAAATGCCTGAAGAATTATCAAAAAAACAAATTACCCGTCTGAATAAATTACAGAAGCGTCTGCGCCGTGAAGTGGGTAGTGCCATCGCCGATTACAACATGATTGAAGATGGCGACCGAGTCATGTGCTGCTTAAGTGGCGGTAAAGACAGTTACGCCATGCTGGATATTCTGCTTAATCTACAGCAGCGCGCGCCCGTACAGTTCGAAATTATTGCCGTTAATTTAGATCAAAAGCAGCCGGGTTTCCCTGAACACGTACTGCCAGCCTATTTAGACAGCCTTAATATTCCCTATCACATCCTCGAGAAAGACACTTACTCGATTGTGAAAGAAAAGATCCCTGAAGGCAAAACCACTTGCTCGCTGTGCTCTCGCCTGCGTCGCGGTACTCTCTATGGCTTTGCCCAGCGCATTGGCGCAACCAAAATCGCACTAGGCCACCACAGAGACGATATTATTGAGACCATGTTCCTCAACATGTTCTACGGCGGCAAGATGAAAGCCATGCCACCTAAGTTGCTCTCGGACGACGGCGCTAACGTGGTTATTCGTCCACTCGCCTATTGCCGCGAAAAGGATTTAGAAGAATATGCGGAATTGAAAAAATTCCCCATCATTCCCTGTAATCTTTGTGGCTCGCAGGAAAACCTCAAGCGTCAAGCAGTGAAAGACATGCTCAATCAGTGGGATAGACTCTACCCAGGCCGTATTGAAACTATTTTCACCGCCATGCAAAACACTGCCCCTTCACAGGGTGTTGACCGTGAGCAGTTTGACTTTGTGTCGTTGAAACGCGATCCCAACGCGCCAATGAAGGGTGATGTGGCCGAAGCCGATTTACCCGCATTTGACTTTTTGGATATCGCCAACAGCGGCCATATCGATTTAGATGCGGCAAAACGCATCAATATCGTCAACGTTTACGAAGCGTAA
- the ccoN gene encoding cytochrome-c oxidase, cbb3-type subunit I has product MMNHSQPTGADYNYTIVRQFALTTVLWGIVGMSVGVLIAAQLIWPHLNFDTPWFTYSRLRPLHTNAVIFAFGTSALFATSYYVVQRTCQTRLFAPKLAAFTFWGWQAIILSAAITLPMGYTSGKEYAELEWPIDIAITIVWVSYAIVFFGTIIKRTTSHIYVANWFFGAFIITVAVLHIVNSMAVPVSLFKSYSMYSGAVDAMVQWWYGHNAVGFLLTAGFLGMMYYFVPKQAGRPVYSYRLSIVHFWALIALYIWAGPHHLHYTALPDWTQSLGMVMSLILFAPSWGGMINGIMTLSGAWHKLRTDPVLRFLVVSLSFYGMSTFEGPMMAIKTVNALSHYTDWTVGHVHSGALGWVAMVSIGSLYHLIPVLFGHGRMYSIKLVNVHFWLATIGTVLYIVSMWISGVMQGLMWRAVNADGTLTYSFVESLEASYPFYFVRFLGGCFFLTGMLIMAYNVIRTVKASKDSLPALAEAKAA; this is encoded by the coding sequence ATGATGAACCATTCCCAGCCAACAGGCGCTGATTACAATTACACCATTGTCCGCCAATTTGCCTTAACCACAGTTTTGTGGGGTATTGTTGGTATGTCAGTCGGTGTATTAATTGCGGCTCAGTTAATCTGGCCACATCTGAACTTTGATACTCCTTGGTTTACGTATAGTCGCTTGCGACCATTACATACCAATGCGGTTATCTTCGCGTTCGGAACATCAGCCCTCTTTGCAACATCCTATTATGTCGTACAACGCACCTGTCAAACCCGACTATTTGCACCTAAATTAGCTGCATTTACGTTTTGGGGATGGCAAGCCATCATTCTGTCAGCAGCAATCACTCTGCCAATGGGTTACACCAGTGGTAAAGAATATGCTGAATTAGAATGGCCAATCGATATCGCCATCACCATCGTTTGGGTCTCCTATGCAATAGTGTTCTTCGGCACTATTATCAAACGAACAACATCGCATATTTACGTAGCGAACTGGTTCTTTGGTGCATTTATCATTACGGTTGCCGTGCTTCACATCGTGAACTCTATGGCCGTTCCTGTTAGCTTGTTCAAGTCATACTCTATGTACAGTGGCGCGGTCGATGCCATGGTGCAATGGTGGTATGGTCACAACGCGGTAGGCTTCCTGTTAACCGCAGGCTTCTTAGGTATGATGTACTACTTCGTTCCTAAGCAAGCGGGTCGTCCTGTTTACTCATATCGTCTGTCTATCGTGCACTTCTGGGCACTGATCGCACTGTACATTTGGGCAGGTCCTCACCACTTACACTACACTGCCCTGCCAGACTGGACTCAGTCGTTAGGTATGGTGATGTCACTGATCCTGTTCGCACCATCTTGGGGTGGTATGATCAACGGTATCATGACCTTATCTGGTGCATGGCACAAACTGCGTACTGACCCAGTACTGCGTTTCTTAGTGGTTTCGCTGTCTTTCTACGGTATGTCGACCTTCGAAGGTCCGATGATGGCCATTAAGACAGTTAACGCTTTATCTCACTACACAGACTGGACTGTAGGTCACGTTCACTCAGGCGCGCTAGGCTGGGTGGCAATGGTGTCTATCGGTTCTCTGTATCACTTGATCCCAGTACTATTCGGCCATGGCCGTATGTACAGCATCAAGTTAGTTAACGTGCATTTCTGGTTAGCAACTATCGGTACTGTTCTTTACATCGTGTCTATGTGGATTTCGGGTGTAATGCAGGGTCTGATGTGGCGTGCAGTTAACGCTGACGGTACTTTGACTTATAGCTTTGTTGAAAGTCTGGAAGCTTCTTATCCTTTCTACTTCGTACGTTTCCTCGGCGGTTGTTTCTTCTTAACCGGTATGCTGATCATGGCATACAACGTGATCCGTACTGTGAAAGCCTCTAAAGATTCATTGCCAGCACTGGCTGAAGCAAAAGCGGCTTAA
- a CDS encoding heavy metal translocating P-type ATPase metal-binding domain-containing protein, whose amino-acid sequence MTHPSCFHCNEPVLTGTQFVTRINDRDELMCCPGCQAVSQAIVDAGLLSYYKFRTEPGSKQTALVPDELNQFSAYDLPEVQQDFVHSEEKSDSVSLSIDGITCAACAWLIEHKVKQLPGVSQVMVNSTTQRAMISWDKQQVKLSDILGQISRIGYQAAPYQVDEQELTAKQNSRKFLLRLGLAGFATMQVMMFALALYTGYFTDLDVQYRDYFRWVSMIFATPVVLYSAQPFYFSAIRTLLSGKLNMDVSVSIAIGGAYIASCFATVNGTGEVYFESVSMFTFFLLLGRYFEQKARQKASVSSSNLHKLVPLTAHLVTALGQEEIPAKKLRLGDIILIKPGEMVAADGIVVDGHTSINEAMLTGEQMPIEKPVDSQVFAGTINLDQPIKVKVTALGQDQLVAEIIRLQELASNTKPAVAMLADKLSRYFSGTILSIATITYLVWLQISPEDAFWVTLSVLVATCPCALALATPTAVTCATAIFTRLGIITRKAGVFEKLPQIKHVVFDKTGTLTCGTLSIAKVECHSYIEKKQVLAIAAALESGSRHPIAAAFASFAQVDVVAEQVHHEVGFGVKGLINGTEYRIGNSSFTGAAAEPKLANQLIWLARSHNGQLEVIATIEIQDNIRVDSKETVDILKQQGCKVSIASGDSSGHVHQLAKELGISDVHSGLTPADKLALVTKLQQSTPVAMFGDGINDAPVLAGADLSVAMGSGSAIAKNSADLILLGDHLSRFTQAVKVAKLTTQIIRQNLAWALGYNALILPLAVTGHVAPYIAALGMSASSLIVVGNSLRLLRIKL is encoded by the coding sequence ATGACACATCCAAGTTGTTTTCACTGTAATGAGCCCGTGCTCACTGGGACTCAGTTTGTCACCCGCATTAATGACCGCGATGAACTCATGTGTTGCCCAGGCTGCCAAGCGGTATCCCAAGCCATTGTGGATGCAGGCTTATTAAGCTATTACAAGTTTCGAACCGAACCCGGCAGTAAACAGACGGCACTGGTACCCGATGAATTAAATCAGTTTAGTGCCTACGATTTGCCCGAAGTACAGCAGGACTTTGTCCACTCGGAGGAAAAGAGTGACTCAGTGTCGCTGTCCATCGACGGCATTACTTGCGCGGCCTGCGCTTGGTTAATCGAACATAAAGTGAAACAACTGCCTGGCGTCAGCCAAGTGATGGTCAACTCCACCACCCAAAGGGCGATGATCAGCTGGGATAAACAGCAAGTTAAACTCAGTGATATTCTTGGACAAATTAGCCGTATTGGTTATCAAGCTGCGCCCTATCAAGTGGATGAGCAAGAACTGACCGCCAAGCAAAATAGCCGCAAATTCTTACTGCGCTTAGGCTTGGCGGGTTTTGCTACCATGCAAGTGATGATGTTCGCCCTCGCCCTCTATACCGGTTACTTTACCGATTTGGATGTGCAATATCGGGATTATTTCCGTTGGGTGAGCATGATTTTTGCCACACCCGTGGTGCTTTACTCGGCGCAGCCCTTCTATTTCAGCGCCATTCGCACCCTGCTCAGTGGCAAACTCAATATGGATGTGTCTGTCTCTATCGCTATTGGCGGCGCCTATATCGCCAGTTGCTTTGCGACAGTTAACGGCACGGGCGAAGTCTATTTTGAATCCGTCTCCATGTTTACCTTCTTCCTGCTGCTAGGACGTTATTTCGAGCAAAAGGCAAGACAAAAGGCATCCGTTAGCTCCAGTAATCTCCACAAATTAGTGCCGTTAACGGCGCATTTAGTCACGGCCCTGGGGCAAGAAGAGATCCCCGCGAAAAAATTACGCCTCGGGGACATTATTCTTATTAAACCCGGCGAAATGGTCGCCGCCGACGGAATCGTCGTTGACGGCCACACCAGCATCAATGAAGCCATGCTCACCGGTGAGCAAATGCCGATTGAAAAGCCCGTCGATAGCCAAGTATTTGCTGGCACCATTAACCTAGACCAACCCATTAAGGTAAAAGTGACCGCCCTTGGGCAAGACCAATTGGTTGCCGAAATTATTCGCCTGCAGGAATTAGCCTCAAACACTAAACCTGCCGTCGCTATGTTGGCCGATAAATTGTCGCGTTATTTCTCAGGCACTATCTTATCGATTGCGACGATCACCTATCTGGTGTGGCTGCAAATCTCCCCCGAAGATGCCTTTTGGGTCACCTTGTCGGTATTAGTGGCAACTTGCCCTTGCGCGCTTGCGCTAGCCACCCCCACCGCCGTCACCTGCGCGACCGCGATTTTTACTCGCCTTGGGATTATTACCCGTAAAGCCGGCGTCTTTGAAAAACTGCCACAAATCAAACATGTGGTATTTGATAAAACTGGTACTCTCACCTGCGGCACCCTATCAATTGCCAAGGTTGAATGCCATAGCTATATCGAGAAAAAACAGGTACTGGCAATCGCAGCAGCGCTAGAATCAGGCTCACGCCACCCTATCGCTGCGGCCTTTGCCAGCTTTGCCCAAGTCGATGTTGTTGCCGAGCAAGTTCACCATGAAGTGGGTTTTGGGGTGAAAGGCTTGATTAATGGCACTGAGTACCGCATTGGTAATTCAAGCTTTACGGGGGCCGCCGCCGAGCCCAAACTTGCAAACCAGCTGATTTGGCTCGCCCGCAGTCATAATGGCCAGCTTGAAGTCATCGCCACGATTGAGATCCAAGATAATATCCGTGTCGATAGCAAAGAAACCGTCGATATTTTGAAGCAACAAGGTTGCAAGGTCAGTATCGCCAGTGGCGATAGCTCAGGGCATGTGCATCAATTGGCGAAAGAACTCGGGATTAGCGATGTCCACAGTGGACTGACTCCAGCCGATAAACTGGCCCTGGTGACCAAACTACAGCAATCGACACCGGTGGCGATGTTCGGCGATGGCATCAATGATGCGCCAGTACTGGCGGGCGCCGATTTATCTGTGGCGATGGGGAGCGGCAGCGCGATTGCTAAAAACAGCGCCGATCTCATTCTGCTTGGCGATCACCTCTCTCGCTTCACCCAAGCGGTCAAGGTTGCTAAACTGACCACACAAATTATTCGTCAAAACCTCGCTTGGGCCTTAGGCTATAACGCGCTGATTTTACCGCTGGCGGTAACTGGGCATGTTGCGCCTTATATTGCAGCCCTTGGCATGTCGGCAAGCTCTTTGATTGTTGTGGGTAACAGTTTGAGATTATTACGAATTAAATTATAA
- the uspE gene encoding universal stress protein UspE → MKDYQKILVVVDPTTEHQVALARAVTLASKSNAHVTVFLSIFDFSYEMTSILSSQEREAMRQGVIDQRLAWIQDLLTAYNHLQLDIDTQVIWHNRPFESIINHAIAGQYDLIVKGTHAHDKLKAVIFTPTDWHLMRKAPVPVLMVKDHDWPEAGKILCAVNVATEDTDHQMLNGKIIEHAKDLAAKFAAEVHLVNGYPGTPVNLAIELPDFDAQTYNDTIRMQHEQRVQYLANAYGIDTLHCHVKEGLPEDVIPELAEQLDAELVILGTVGRTGFSAALIGNTAEHVIDSINCDLLAIKPDGYKSPLEEA, encoded by the coding sequence ATGAAGGATTATCAAAAAATACTGGTAGTAGTCGACCCCACGACAGAGCATCAAGTTGCACTCGCCCGAGCGGTGACCTTGGCCAGTAAAAGTAACGCCCATGTGACTGTGTTTCTCTCTATTTTTGACTTCTCCTATGAAATGACATCGATTCTATCGAGCCAAGAGCGCGAAGCCATGCGCCAAGGTGTGATCGATCAGCGTCTGGCGTGGATCCAAGATCTACTGACTGCCTATAACCACCTGCAACTCGATATTGATACTCAAGTTATTTGGCACAATCGCCCATTTGAAAGCATCATCAACCATGCGATTGCAGGGCAATATGATTTGATCGTCAAAGGCACCCACGCCCACGACAAGTTAAAGGCCGTTATTTTTACTCCAACCGATTGGCATTTAATGCGTAAAGCGCCTGTGCCTGTGTTGATGGTCAAAGATCATGATTGGCCAGAAGCGGGTAAAATCCTCTGCGCCGTCAACGTGGCAACCGAAGACACCGATCATCAGATGCTAAACGGCAAGATTATCGAACATGCCAAGGATTTAGCCGCAAAATTTGCCGCCGAAGTGCACTTAGTCAATGGTTATCCCGGCACACCGGTGAATCTTGCCATTGAACTGCCTGATTTCGATGCACAAACCTATAACGACACCATTCGCATGCAACATGAGCAACGAGTGCAATACCTTGCCAATGCCTATGGTATCGATACCCTGCACTGCCATGTGAAAGAAGGCTTGCCAGAGGATGTGATCCCTGAACTTGCCGAGCAACTCGATGCCGAGCTGGTCATTTTAGGTACTGTCGGTCGGACTGGATTCTCGGCGGCGCTTATCGGCAATACCGCAGAGCATGTGATTGATAGCATTAACTGTGATTTATTAGCCATCAAACCCGATGGTTATAAATCACCGCTTGAAGAGGCATAA
- the etrA gene encoding electron transport transcriptional regulator EtrA: MTIEQNKNRRPAASGCAIHCHDCSMGTLCIPFTLNANELDQLDDIIERKKPIQKGEQIFKSGDPLKSLFAIRSGTVKSYTITEQGDEQITGFHLAGDVIGFDGIHAQSHQSFAQALETSMVCEIPFNILDELSGSMPKLRQQIMRLMSNEIMSDQEMILLLSKKNAEERLAAFISNLANRFGNRGFSPKEFRLTMTRGDIGNYLGLTVETISRLLGRFQKSGLIEVKGKYITILDHHELNLLAGNARIAR; this comes from the coding sequence ATGACAATAGAGCAGAATAAAAACCGTCGTCCCGCCGCGAGTGGGTGCGCAATTCATTGTCACGATTGCAGTATGGGTACCCTTTGTATTCCGTTTACCCTCAATGCCAACGAGCTCGATCAGCTCGACGATATCATTGAGCGTAAAAAGCCAATTCAAAAAGGTGAGCAGATTTTTAAATCAGGCGATCCATTAAAGTCCTTGTTCGCCATCCGCTCTGGTACTGTAAAAAGTTATACGATTACCGAACAGGGCGATGAACAGATCACCGGTTTCCATTTAGCGGGCGATGTGATTGGTTTTGACGGTATTCATGCTCAATCCCACCAGAGTTTTGCCCAAGCCTTAGAAACCTCAATGGTATGTGAAATCCCCTTCAATATTCTCGATGAGCTTTCAGGCAGCATGCCCAAGTTACGCCAACAAATCATGCGCTTAATGAGCAATGAAATCATGAGCGATCAAGAAATGATTTTATTGCTGAGCAAGAAAAATGCCGAGGAACGCCTCGCCGCATTTATCAGCAATCTAGCTAATCGCTTTGGCAACCGTGGTTTTTCTCCGAAAGAATTCCGTTTAACCATGACCCGTGGTGACATTGGTAACTACCTTGGCTTAACCGTAGAAACCATCAGCCGCTTGTTAGGCCGTTTCCAAAAGTCAGGTTTGATTGAAGTGAAAGGCAAGTACATCACTATCCTTGACCACCACGAACTGAATCTCTTGGCAGGTAATGCCAGGATCGCCAGATAA
- the ccoS gene encoding cbb3-type cytochrome oxidase assembly protein CcoS — MSIIYVLIPIAMIFVLIAVAVFFWAVKSEQFDDLDRQSVSILFDEDADKPTQANPSSQAQDKGMPQ; from the coding sequence ATGAGCATCATTTATGTACTAATCCCTATCGCGATGATCTTTGTGTTGATCGCCGTAGCCGTGTTCTTTTGGGCGGTAAAATCCGAACAATTCGATGACTTAGACCGTCAAAGTGTGTCGATTCTCTTCGATGAGGATGCAGACAAACCGACTCAAGCCAATCCATCGTCACAGGCACAAGATAAAGGCATGCCTCAGTGA
- the ccoP gene encoding cytochrome-c oxidase, cbb3-type subunit III: protein MSSFWSIWISVLSLIVIAGCFLLLRVCSKNTTDVKEGESMGHSFDGIEELNNPLPKWWSYMFYITIVFGLVYLALFPGLGNYKGLLNWTSSNQSIGTEKGIKADSAAAVELAAKEGMYVQYDQEVKHANEKYGPIFAAYLATPLEELVKNQEALKVGGRLFLQNCAQCHGSDARGSKGFPNLTDSDWLYGGDLATIKTTIMNGRHGMMPPKGGLPIDDSEIAGLAEYVVKLSGREHDEKLAAQGQGSFMKGCFACHGMDAKGNKLMGAPNLTDDVWLYGGSRGVIEETIKHGRAGVMPAWKDVLGEEKVHVIAAYVYSLSNK, encoded by the coding sequence ATGAGTAGCTTCTGGAGTATTTGGATTAGCGTACTCTCGTTAATTGTGATCGCAGGATGTTTTCTGTTGCTGCGTGTGTGTTCAAAGAACACCACGGATGTCAAAGAAGGCGAATCTATGGGTCACAGTTTCGATGGTATCGAAGAACTCAATAACCCACTGCCAAAATGGTGGAGTTATATGTTCTATATCACTATCGTGTTTGGCCTGGTTTACTTAGCCCTCTTCCCAGGTTTAGGTAACTATAAAGGTCTACTGAACTGGACCAGCTCTAACCAGAGCATTGGTACAGAGAAAGGTATTAAAGCCGATTCTGCAGCAGCGGTTGAGCTGGCAGCAAAAGAAGGCATGTACGTTCAGTATGACCAAGAAGTTAAACACGCTAACGAAAAATATGGCCCAATCTTCGCGGCTTACTTGGCTACACCACTCGAAGAGTTAGTGAAAAACCAAGAAGCGTTGAAAGTGGGCGGCCGTTTGTTCCTACAAAACTGCGCGCAGTGCCATGGCTCTGACGCACGTGGTAGCAAAGGCTTCCCTAACCTGACCGACAGTGATTGGTTATACGGTGGCGATTTAGCAACCATCAAGACCACTATCATGAACGGTCGTCATGGCATGATGCCACCAAAAGGTGGTTTGCCAATCGACGATAGCGAAATTGCTGGTCTGGCCGAGTACGTAGTTAAGTTATCTGGCCGTGAGCACGACGAGAAACTCGCCGCTCAAGGTCAAGGTTCATTCATGAAAGGTTGTTTTGCGTGTCACGGTATGGACGCAAAAGGCAACAAACTCATGGGCGCACCTAACTTAACTGACGATGTTTGGTTATATGGCGGTAGCCGTGGTGTGATCGAAGAAACGATCAAACACGGCCGTGCAGGCGTGATGCCAGCATGGAAAGACGTTCTCGGTGAAGAGAAAGTCCACGTGATCGCAGCTTATGTTTATAGCTTGTCAAACAAGTAA
- a CDS encoding FixH family protein, producing the protein MSEQQPWYKQFWPWFLIILPLCAVVASFTTLKIALSNSDSLVAEDYYKEGKAINMDLSKVKYAKQLGMQWQLEQNHHEVLFTQHGGPAYQAALKVEFYHPTIAEKDIKMTVTADANHVYRITLPDVLTGAWEVRLEGFDGKWRIHQRVELKDNVQLWLN; encoded by the coding sequence ATGAGCGAACAACAACCCTGGTATAAGCAGTTTTGGCCTTGGTTTTTAATTATTCTTCCTTTGTGTGCCGTCGTCGCAAGTTTTACCACGCTAAAAATTGCCCTCTCTAACTCTGACTCTCTTGTCGCCGAGGATTATTACAAAGAAGGCAAAGCCATCAACATGGACTTGAGTAAAGTCAAATATGCCAAGCAACTTGGCATGCAATGGCAACTCGAACAAAATCACCACGAAGTACTCTTCACCCAACACGGTGGACCAGCCTATCAAGCCGCGTTAAAAGTCGAATTTTATCACCCAACGATTGCCGAAAAAGACATCAAGATGACGGTAACGGCCGATGCTAACCATGTGTATCGCATTACACTGCCCGATGTATTAACGGGTGCTTGGGAAGTCCGCCTAGAAGGTTTTGACGGTAAATGGCGTATTCATCAACGTGTCGAACTCAAAGACAACGTCCAATTGTGGTTGAACTAA
- a CDS encoding CcoQ/FixQ family Cbb3-type cytochrome c oxidase assembly chaperone, with the protein MDYGTLQGILTIIVMLTFVGIFAWAYSSRRQKSFDEAANLVFSDEEISKESKDSGENK; encoded by the coding sequence ATGGATTACGGCACATTACAAGGTATTTTAACCATCATTGTGATGCTGACCTTCGTCGGTATATTTGCTTGGGCATATAGCTCGCGTCGTCAAAAATCCTTTGATGAAGCAGCGAATCTTGTGTTTTCCGATGAGGAAATCAGCAAGGAATCGAAGGACTCAGGAGAGAATAAGTGA
- a CDS encoding DUF2987 domain-containing protein has protein sequence MHKKWWLVGLCLCATSLQAETISLEYKGFYDRLKQVNKGNYQLVEIAFSVPMLPNCQIQSGSISSELNSTPLTYTAAQRLFIPFDDALKDQRALVNLEFEGKAEGCGIAMQVRAKQTLATYDKARLAQIASEMDALLGAMQGFPMRYFKEPIAGLNFEFAQDQAVTVTLDGREQQVNSSFKLSVEQLNSLTSLQFSQAPTVLSPWVK, from the coding sequence ATGCATAAAAAATGGTGGTTAGTGGGGCTTTGCTTGTGTGCGACAAGTCTGCAGGCAGAAACGATTTCCCTCGAATATAAAGGCTTTTATGACAGATTAAAGCAAGTCAATAAGGGAAATTATCAGTTAGTCGAAATCGCCTTTAGTGTACCAATGCTACCTAATTGTCAGATCCAGAGTGGAAGCATTTCGAGTGAATTAAATTCAACGCCACTCACTTATACTGCGGCGCAGCGGTTGTTTATTCCCTTTGATGACGCGCTTAAAGATCAACGCGCATTAGTGAATCTAGAGTTTGAGGGCAAGGCTGAGGGCTGTGGTATTGCAATGCAAGTCAGAGCTAAGCAGACTTTAGCCACATACGACAAGGCGCGACTAGCGCAAATCGCCAGCGAAATGGATGCTTTACTCGGAGCCATGCAGGGCTTCCCGATGCGCTATTTTAAGGAGCCAATCGCGGGATTAAACTTTGAATTTGCTCAAGACCAAGCCGTTACTGTGACGCTTGATGGGCGTGAGCAACAGGTGAACAGCAGCTTTAAGTTGAGTGTTGAGCAGCTTAACAGCTTGACGTCGTTGCAATTTAGCCAAGCGCCGACCGTGTTGAGCCCTTGGGTTAAGTAA
- a CDS encoding sulfite exporter TauE/SafE family protein, with amino-acid sequence MIEYNVTGAFLVGLMGAAHCFGMCGGLVGAFSSQLPNPKQGNHLAHQLTYLLSYNLGRILSYTLAGALVGGSSAMLGHLFELDSYLLILRIIAGVMMIATGLYIAKIWVGIVQIERLGQVLWRYLKPLAQRLVPINTPMQAITAGLIWGWLPCGLVYSTLTWSVAAGSASQGALIMFAFGLGTLPALLSAGVAAKRLANWVQQKTVRLLSGLLLIAFGAQTLYIALSQLN; translated from the coding sequence GTGATTGAATATAACGTCACAGGGGCATTTCTGGTGGGGTTAATGGGCGCTGCCCACTGCTTTGGCATGTGTGGCGGCCTCGTTGGTGCCTTTTCTTCCCAACTGCCGAATCCTAAACAGGGCAATCACTTAGCCCATCAACTCACCTACTTATTAAGCTATAACCTCGGCCGGATCTTAAGTTATACCCTCGCAGGCGCCTTAGTCGGCGGTTCATCGGCCATGCTTGGGCACTTATTTGAACTCGACAGTTACCTGTTGATCCTAAGGATCATTGCTGGCGTGATGATGATTGCAACCGGGCTTTACATTGCAAAAATCTGGGTGGGTATAGTGCAGATTGAGCGCCTTGGCCAAGTGTTATGGCGCTATCTGAAACCCTTAGCCCAACGCCTCGTCCCCATCAATACGCCAATGCAGGCCATCACCGCCGGACTCATTTGGGGCTGGCTACCCTGCGGCTTGGTCTATAGCACTTTAACCTGGTCGGTGGCGGCAGGCTCTGCCAGTCAAGGCGCTTTGATTATGTTCGCCTTTGGATTAGGGACACTCCCCGCACTCCTGAGTGCCGGTGTTGCGGCCAAACGTTTGGCCAATTGGGTACAGCAAAAAACCGTTAGATTATTGAGTGGCTTACTTTTAATTGCCTTTGGCGCACAAACTTTATATATCGCCCTGTCGCAGCTAAACTAG
- the ccoO gene encoding cytochrome-c oxidase, cbb3-type subunit II, which produces MKFNHEIVEKNIGLLAIFTVIAISFGSLVEITPLIFQKDTTEPVEGLKPYTALQLEGRDIYVREGCYNCHSQMIRPLRAETERYGHYSVAGESVWDHPFQWGSKRTGPDLARVGGRYSDKWHEVHLIDPRAVVPQSNMPGFPWLAENKLDGKLTGDKMTILRNMHKGGYKGNDLYTDEEIAGAQKAVEGKTELEALIAYLQSLGHALK; this is translated from the coding sequence ATGAAATTTAATCATGAGATAGTTGAAAAAAACATCGGTTTGTTAGCGATCTTCACTGTTATCGCTATCAGCTTCGGTAGCTTGGTAGAAATCACGCCGCTGATTTTCCAAAAAGATACCACTGAGCCTGTTGAAGGTTTGAAACCTTACACTGCCCTGCAACTTGAAGGCCGTGACATCTATGTGCGTGAAGGTTGCTACAACTGCCACAGCCAGATGATCCGTCCTTTACGTGCAGAGACTGAACGTTACGGTCACTACTCTGTTGCCGGTGAATCTGTTTGGGATCACCCATTCCAATGGGGTTCTAAGCGTACTGGTCCAGACTTGGCCCGTGTTGGCGGTCGCTACAGCGATAAATGGCATGAAGTTCACTTAATCGATCCTCGTGCTGTGGTCCCTCAATCGAATATGCCAGGCTTCCCATGGCTTGCTGAAAACAAGTTAGACGGCAAGTTAACCGGCGACAAGATGACTATTCTGCGTAACATGCACAAAGGCGGTTACAAAGGTAATGATCTTTACACCGATGAAGAAATCGCAGGCGCGCAGAAAGCTGTTGAAGGTAAAACAGAGCTGGAAGCCTTGATTGCATATCTTCAGTCTTTGGGTCACGCACTCAAATAA